One window of the Brevibacterium limosum genome contains the following:
- a CDS encoding aldo/keto reductase, whose protein sequence is MTVPTLTLNDGKTIPQLGFGVFKVDPDETERIVTDALEVGYRHIDTAAVYGNEEGVGRAIAKSGIARDELFVTTKLWNDRHGAEESKRALGESLEKLGLDHVDLYLIHWPTPQNNNSVETWEAFPAYRDQGLTTSIGVSNFDHRFLPEILDTGIIPAVDQIECHPQFQQVDTRPLLAEHDIKIEAWGPLGQGKVDYASTVIGEIAAAHEKSWAQAIIRWHLQKGHIVFPKSNNRDRMEQNFDVFDFELTDAEVAAIDALENGGRVSGDPAEVN, encoded by the coding sequence ATGACGGTTCCCACACTCACTCTCAACGACGGCAAGACGATCCCGCAGCTGGGCTTCGGCGTCTTCAAGGTCGACCCCGACGAAACCGAACGCATCGTCACCGACGCCCTCGAGGTCGGCTACCGCCACATCGACACCGCAGCCGTCTACGGCAATGAGGAAGGCGTGGGTCGGGCCATCGCGAAGTCCGGAATCGCCCGCGACGAACTCTTCGTGACGACCAAACTGTGGAATGACCGCCACGGCGCCGAAGAATCCAAGCGCGCCCTCGGCGAGTCCCTGGAGAAGCTCGGACTCGACCACGTCGATCTCTACCTCATCCACTGGCCGACCCCGCAGAACAACAACTCCGTCGAGACCTGGGAGGCCTTCCCCGCCTACCGCGATCAGGGGCTGACCACCTCGATCGGCGTGTCGAACTTCGACCACCGGTTCCTGCCCGAGATCCTCGACACCGGCATCATCCCCGCCGTCGACCAGATCGAATGCCACCCGCAGTTCCAGCAGGTCGACACCCGTCCGCTGCTGGCCGAGCACGACATCAAGATCGAAGCCTGGGGACCGCTGGGACAGGGCAAGGTCGACTACGCGAGCACCGTCATCGGTGAGATCGCCGCCGCCCACGAGAAGTCCTGGGCCCAGGCCATCATCCGCTGGCACCTGCAGAAGGGTCACATCGTCTTCCCGAAGTCGAACAACCGCGACCGTATGGAACAGAACTTCGACGTCTTCGACTTCGAACTCACCGACGCCGAGGTGGCAGCCATCGATGCGCTCGAAAACGGCGGCCGCGTCTCCGGCGATCCTGCCGAAGTGAACTGA
- a CDS encoding PTS transporter subunit EIIC, whose translation MTTASADEPKKRKRTIPGFAQLQRVGRSLMLPIAVLPAAALLMRFGQPDMLGPDGLGRFADWLLPVATVFAAAGSALFDNLPLIFAVGVAIGFAKKADGSTALAAVVGYMVLTGVFTAMAPSFGSDNGEGENVINFGVLGGIVVGIVTALLYQRYHRIKLPTYLGFFGGRRFVPIITAVASMLIAVVMGLLYPLFDALINKGVGGFLMEHGANPGTGFVFGTVNRLLIPFGLHHLLNNLPWFQLGSCTNASGDTAHGDITCFFSGVDGTAEWTGSFMTGFFPIMMFALPAAALAIYRTAHPKRRKVVGGIMLSVALTAFITGITEPLEYAFAYVAFPLYAVHAVLTGTSLALVNALGIKSGFGFSAGALDYLLNLGRASELSGGIGPVLLLLVIGLAYAVVYYLLFRWAIIKFNLHTPGREDESDTGTGAPSVFDEAQVAAEESTGKKRAQDEGRS comes from the coding sequence ATGACCACCGCATCCGCTGACGAACCGAAGAAGCGCAAGAGGACCATACCGGGGTTCGCGCAGCTCCAGCGCGTCGGCCGATCTCTCATGCTGCCGATCGCCGTTCTGCCTGCCGCGGCGCTGCTGATGCGGTTCGGTCAGCCGGATATGCTCGGTCCCGATGGTCTCGGCCGGTTCGCGGACTGGCTGCTGCCGGTGGCCACGGTCTTCGCCGCCGCCGGTTCGGCCCTGTTCGACAATCTGCCGCTGATCTTCGCTGTCGGCGTGGCCATCGGCTTCGCGAAGAAGGCCGACGGGTCGACGGCGCTGGCTGCCGTCGTCGGCTATATGGTCCTCACCGGCGTCTTCACGGCCATGGCGCCGAGCTTCGGCTCGGACAACGGTGAGGGTGAGAACGTCATCAACTTCGGGGTGCTCGGCGGAATCGTCGTCGGCATCGTCACCGCTCTGCTCTATCAGCGCTACCACCGGATCAAGCTGCCGACCTATCTCGGCTTCTTCGGCGGTCGCCGTTTCGTCCCGATCATCACCGCGGTCGCGTCGATGCTCATCGCCGTGGTCATGGGGCTCCTCTATCCCCTCTTCGACGCCCTCATCAACAAAGGCGTGGGCGGCTTCCTCATGGAGCACGGAGCCAATCCTGGCACCGGATTCGTCTTCGGCACCGTCAACCGGCTCCTCATTCCGTTCGGACTGCACCACCTGCTGAACAATCTGCCGTGGTTCCAATTGGGTTCGTGCACGAACGCATCGGGAGACACCGCGCACGGCGACATCACCTGCTTCTTCTCCGGCGTGGACGGCACGGCAGAGTGGACGGGATCATTCATGACCGGCTTCTTCCCGATCATGATGTTCGCCCTGCCTGCCGCGGCCCTGGCGATCTATCGCACCGCTCATCCGAAGCGTCGCAAGGTCGTCGGCGGCATCATGCTCTCGGTGGCGCTGACTGCCTTCATCACCGGAATCACGGAGCCGCTCGAGTACGCGTTCGCCTATGTCGCGTTCCCGCTCTACGCGGTCCACGCCGTGCTCACCGGCACATCACTGGCGCTGGTGAATGCGCTGGGCATCAAATCCGGATTCGGCTTCTCCGCCGGTGCTCTGGACTATCTGCTCAACCTGGGCCGCGCCTCCGAACTGTCCGGCGGCATCGGGCCCGTCCTGCTCCTGCTGGTCATCGGCCTGGCCTATGCCGTCGTCTACTATCTCCTCTTCCGGTGGGCGATCATCAAGTTCAATCTGCACACACCGGGACGCGAGGACGAGTCAGACACCGGCACCGGGGCTCCGTCGGTCTTCGACGAAGCTCAGGTCGCCGCCGAGGAGTCCACGGGCAAGAAGCGCGCACAGGACGAGGGGCGAAGCTGA
- a CDS encoding PTS transporter subunit EIIB, producing MGKAEQILAGLGGADNIDDIEACITRLRVEVDDDSLVNEQALTAAGAFGVVVRGSAVQVVVGPEADNLVDDIEDLMG from the coding sequence ATGGGCAAAGCAGAGCAGATTCTCGCCGGCCTCGGCGGTGCCGACAACATCGACGACATCGAAGCGTGCATCACCCGACTGCGCGTCGAGGTCGACGACGACTCCCTCGTCAATGAGCAGGCGCTGACCGCTGCCGGTGCATTCGGCGTCGTGGTCCGGGGAAGCGCGGTCCAGGTCGTCGTCGGTCCTGAGGCCGACAACCTCGTCGATGACATCGAAGACCTCATGGGCTGA